One genomic window of Bombus fervidus isolate BK054 chromosome 14, iyBomFerv1, whole genome shotgun sequence includes the following:
- the Ms gene encoding neuropeptide receptor myosuppressin isoform X1, producing the protein MIILLLILLQVLLLIKRTIKSLKMMSSTIVILFSMTTIAISYNNVLAALPTQCNPGFLDDLPPRIRKVCAALSRIYELSSEMESYIDNKDNHISGFHESIPLLDSGVKRQDVDHVFLRFGRRR; encoded by the exons ATGataatattactattaatattaCTTCAAGTATTACTATTAATCAAACGCACGATAAAATCGCTCAA GATGATGAGCTCAACGATCGTGATCCTCTTTTCAATGACAACCATAGCCATATCCTATAACAATGTCCTGGCAGCTTTACCAACCCAATGTAATCCTGGCTTCTTGGATGATCTTCCACCGAGGATCCGGAAGGTTTGCGCCGCTCTTTCAAGGATATACGAACTTAGTTCAGAGATGGAAAGCTATATCGATAACAAGGATAATCATATATCAg ggTTTCACGAAAGCATCCCGTTACTAGACAGTGGCGTTAAGAGACAGGACGTCGATCATGTTTTCCTACGCTTTGGAAGGCGTCGTTAA
- the Ms gene encoding neuropeptide receptor myosuppressin isoform X2, whose translation MMMSSTIVILFSMTTIAISYNNVLAALPTQCNPGFLDDLPPRIRKVCAALSRIYELSSEMESYIDNKDNHISGFHESIPLLDSGVKRQDVDHVFLRFGRRR comes from the exons AT GATGATGAGCTCAACGATCGTGATCCTCTTTTCAATGACAACCATAGCCATATCCTATAACAATGTCCTGGCAGCTTTACCAACCCAATGTAATCCTGGCTTCTTGGATGATCTTCCACCGAGGATCCGGAAGGTTTGCGCCGCTCTTTCAAGGATATACGAACTTAGTTCAGAGATGGAAAGCTATATCGATAACAAGGATAATCATATATCAg ggTTTCACGAAAGCATCCCGTTACTAGACAGTGGCGTTAAGAGACAGGACGTCGATCATGTTTTCCTACGCTTTGGAAGGCGTCGTTAA
- the Ms gene encoding neuropeptide receptor myosuppressin isoform X3, with protein MMSSTIVILFSMTTIAISYNNVLAALPTQCNPGFLDDLPPRIRKVCAALSRIYELSSEMESYIDNKDNHISGFHESIPLLDSGVKRQDVDHVFLRFGRRR; from the exons ATGATGAGCTCAACGATCGTGATCCTCTTTTCAATGACAACCATAGCCATATCCTATAACAATGTCCTGGCAGCTTTACCAACCCAATGTAATCCTGGCTTCTTGGATGATCTTCCACCGAGGATCCGGAAGGTTTGCGCCGCTCTTTCAAGGATATACGAACTTAGTTCAGAGATGGAAAGCTATATCGATAACAAGGATAATCATATATCAg ggTTTCACGAAAGCATCCCGTTACTAGACAGTGGCGTTAAGAGACAGGACGTCGATCATGTTTTCCTACGCTTTGGAAGGCGTCGTTAA